A section of the Triticum dicoccoides isolate Atlit2015 ecotype Zavitan chromosome 7A, WEW_v2.0, whole genome shotgun sequence genome encodes:
- the LOC119329903 gene encoding receptor-like protein kinase 5, translating into MGPLVIEHLRFWRSSHPVATPPIEYNDQAIVDNLTENNVRRLWASRRMREDEQMYLVHVQGTAGIGHPTTLVVKKFQNMDGTVDENLENRCKSEMILLASIRHDNIVNVLDVIQREDAIMLLYRYAVNGSLDYWLHRREEGDPPLSWPKRMAIAIAVAKGLCHLHHGCSKPVVHHNINSSNILLDQDFKAAIASFEAAQMNMAGLNQPLPIVEIPVGNFGYAAPEYGMATNQVTEKVDIYGFGVVLLELVTGQAANGAGSDGHLAIWAQKNLEKLMANNLKMFKNAVDKGISDQAKYLHEMASVFRLGVDYTFFNTCETFFRYTSNSF; encoded by the exons ATGGGTCCATTGGTCATTGAACACCTGCGGTTCTGGCGCAGCAGCCATCCTGTGGCGACACCACCTATTGAGTACAATGATCAAGCCATAGTGGACAACCTTACTGAAAATAATGTGAGAAGGTTGTGGGCTAGCAGAAGGATGCGGGAGGATGAACAAATGTACTTAGTCCACGTTCAGGGCACTGCTGGCATTGGTCACCCAACCACGTTGGTCGTCAAAAAGTTCCAGAACATGGACGGAACAGTGGACGAAAATCTGGAGAACCGATGCAAGTCGGAGATGATCCTGTTAGCCAGCATCCGTCACGACAACATCGTCAATGTCCTAGATGTCATCCAGAGGGAAGATGCCATCATGCTCCTCTACAGATATGCAGTGAACGGCAGCCTTGACTACTGGTTGCACCGGCGGGAGGAGGGCGACCCACCGCTGAGCTGGCCGAAGAGGATGGCAATCGCCATCGCCGTGGCGAAAGGGCTCTGCCACTTGCACCATGGATGCAGCAAACCGGTTGTCCACCACAACATCAACTCTAGCAACATCTTGCTTGATCAGGATTTCAAGGCCGCAATTGCCAGTTTTGAGGCCGCTCAGATGAACATGGCCGGTCTCAACCAACCGTTGCCGATCGTGGAGATTCCAGTCGGTAACTTTGGGTATGCAGCCCCAG AATATGGGATGGCGACGAACCAGGTGACAGAGAAGGTAGACATCTACGGCTTCGGTGTGGTGTTGCTGGAGCTAGTCACGGGGCAAGCGGCCAATGGAGCTGGATCGGATGGTCATTTGGCGATATGGGCACAGAAGAACTTAGAAAAACTGATGGCAAACAATCTGAAAATGTTCAAGAATGCCGTGGACAAGGGCATATCAGATCAAGCAAAGTACTTGCATGAAATGGCCTCCGTGTTCAGGCTTGGGGTGGATTATACTTTTTTTAATACATGTGAAACATTTTTCAGGTACACGTCGAACAGTTTTTAA